The following proteins are co-located in the Cutaneotrichosporon cavernicola HIS019 DNA, chromosome: 3 genome:
- the XPT1 gene encoding uncharacterized protein (Xylosylphosphotransferase that is specific for UDP- xylose as a donor and mannose as an acceptor to form a xylose- alpha-1-phosphate-6-mannose linkage. Functions in the O- glycosylation of proteins en route through the secretory pathway (By similarity)) translates to MVKPIPRKLVVVGDGGCGKVTTHSATVLTQSSLLTVFTQGFFPTSYEPTVFENYIEVVDVDGTSVELSLWDTAGQEDFDRLRSLSYLDTHVVLICFSVDDPISLENVEAKWGPEVHKQCAGVKIILTANDSDFNELLYSMRSVLRALQGHLRTFHLVVYDFAFDAEHDAARMPGSLPSSSTGDSLRVAQTPTWLDFSRLNSTEGPNLQYAVHSEIFHLPTPGASNEAVSEWRTKALPSYNSMAIESRLAWLPGLAETSIALNDDFFILRPHSVADFTSALYGNVFRFDKNYYQQPKPVLSKKLFNDAGETSGLVHANHYLSNRFPRRRRPYVLHGPRVMSRTMLDEASIMFADVLKTSSARRFRELKHSPDIHIMWLMTALKVERWREAFLWTYVVANLGAEGVWGTSAREAIKDFFDIRDGEDIEGIQVMRGERWTTNRMRVDKTFHQMGWRPPVRVKYLFSSMDGHLPPIVEPGRAANSTDMCDFELTRCLGPFWSDHLDIPSQDMFKRLAFEESQCGDCLIMALVSASGYLGLSAIFPPQDATYTRPRGTPPSVVPHLPLTPTWQEADFSLASVMANSALPGKVNLRHYTMRLLARYLYVSGATDAQFKGLENPKQTNETLREIDRLKNTAVLGLNDNVEDGEGEVKAILGGWFERRWPKPAPWERTVG, encoded by the exons ATGGTCAAACCT ATCCCTCGTAAACTGGTCGTggtcggcgatggcgggTGTGGCAAGGTAACAACACATTCCGCTACGGTGCTGACACAGTCTTCCCTCTTGACTGTCTTTACGCAGG GCTTCTTCCCCACTTCCTA cgagCCGACAG TGTTCGAGAATTAcatcgaggtcgtggaTGTCGACGGAACGTCTGTAGAACTGAGTCTGTGGGATACAGCCG GACAGGAGGACTTTGACCGTCTCCGCTCCCTATCGTATTTGGACACACATGTCGTGTTGATCTGCTTCTCT GTCGACGACCCGATATCGCTGGAGAACGTCGAGGCAAAGTGGGGACCCGAAGTGCATAAACAGTGTGCTGGAGTCAAGATCATCCTAACAG CTAATGACAGCGACTTTAACGAGCTGCTGTATTCTATGCGCTCAGTTCTGCGCGCGTTACAGGGTCATTTGAGGACTTTCCATCTGGTGGTGTACGACTTTGCCTTTGACGCGGAGCAtgacgcggcgcgcatgCCTGGTTCCTTGCCATCTTCGTCTACGGGGGATAGTTTGCGGGTAGCCCAGACGCCTACATGGCTGGACTTTTCGCGGCTCAACTCTACAGAGGGCCCAAACTTGCAGTACGCGGTGCACTCGGAGATCTTCCATCTCCCCACACCGGGTGCTAGCAATGAAGCAGTAAGCGAGTGGCGCACAAAGGCGTTGCCATCGTACAATTCCATGGCGATTGAGAGCCGACTGGCCTGGCTCCCCGGACTCGCCGAGACGTCTATTGCCCTCAACGATGACTTTTTCATCCTCCGCCCCCACTCT GTCGCGGATTTCACCTCGGCGCTCTATGGCAACGTGTTCAGGTTTGACAAGAAT TACTATCAACAGCCCAAACCGGTATTGTCCAAGAAGCTATTCAACGATGCCGGCGAAACCAGCGGCCTCGTTCACGCGAATCATTACCTTTCGAATCGGTTTCCGAGACGCCGAAGGCCATATGTATTGCACGGACCACGAGTCATGTCGCGCACAATGCTCGACGAAGCGAGTATCATGTTCGCGGACGTGTTGAAGACCAGCTCGGCTCGTCGGTTCCGAGAACTCAAGCACAGCCCAGATATTCATATCATGTGGCTAATGACTGCGCTCAAG GTGGAGCGGTGGCGTGAGGCGTTTCTCTGGACGTACGTGGTGGCCAACCTAGGGGCTGAGGGGGTGTGGGGAacgtcggcgcgcgaggccatCAAGGACTTTTTCGATATTCGCGACGGGGAGGATATAGAGGGTATCCAGGTGATGCGAGGGGAGCGGTGGACGACGAACCGGATGAGAGTGGACAAGACGTTTCACCAGATGGGATGGCGGCCCCCCGTCCGAGTCAAGTATTTGTTTT CGTCTATGGATGGCCATCTTCCGCCCATTGTCGAGCCAGGACGCGCGGCCAACTCCACCGACATGTGCGATTTCGAATTGACCAGATGTTTAGGGCCATTCTGGAGCGATCACCTCGACATACCATCACAGGACATGTTCAAGCGCCTAGCATTTGAGGAGAGCCAATGCGGCGATTGTT TGATAATGGCCCTAGTCTCAGCGTCGGGATACCTAGGCCTATCCGCTATATTTCCCCCACAAGACGCGACATATACTCGTCCACGCGGAACACCCCCGTCCGTCGTCCCACACCTCCCCCTCACACCTACGTGGCAAGAGGCCGACTtctccctcgcctcggTTATGGCTAACTCTGCATTGCCCGGAAAAGTCAACCTCCGACACTATACTATGCGTCTTCTCGCGCGATACCTCTACGTCTCTGGGGCAACCGATGCCCAGTTCAAGGGACTCGAGAATCCAAAACAGACTAACGAGACTTTGCGAGAGATTGACCGGCTCAAGAATACCGCCGTGCTCGGGTTGAacgacaatgtcgaggacggggagggggaggtcaaggccatTCTTGGGGGATGGTTTGAGAGGCGATGGCCGAAGCCTGCGCCTTGGGAGCGGACGGTTGGATGA